A stretch of DNA from Shewanella sediminis HAW-EB3:
AGGCAGGGTCGGATTACCGATATTGTCATCCTTCGCGGGTAACCTGAATACCAACTCGTCACCGAAACGCTCGACAGCCATACCGATAAAGTTGGTATAGGGGACATGCGCTAACAGGTGACTGAAGTCATTGAGCTCGGTGGCCTGTTTAACTATCTCTTTTACGTCCAACAAGGCTGAACGTTCGGGAGTGTGTGTTTGGTTCTGGCTTTGGCACTCAGTCGAGAGCGAAACATTCCTAGGCTGCTCAATTGCCTTGCCCAGCAACGCCTGACGAAAATTATCGCCAATCATCTCAGGGCTTATCCGCATAAATGAACCGACGGCATGAGCAATCGGATCATCGATTGAATCTTGGTACGCGATAGCGCGTGTAAAGGCCACGCTCGACGATATTTTATAGCACTCGGCAAACCCATAGACAGGCTTATTGGGCTGTGCCGGTTTCATGTAATCGACACGCAAATCCAGAGTCGGTGATAGCTCTAAACTATGATAGTGATCATAGATAGAACAGACTACAGCACTGCCACTCGCCGTATCCATCAAGGTAGTGATCACACCACCATGGATAACGCCGGTATCGGGATAACCAATCAATTCACTGCTATAGGGCAGCTCTATCAATACATGGTGCTCACTCGCTTCATGTACAGTCAAATTCAGCCGACGACACTGCGCAAGCTGATCGACGAAACGAGTCGCTATTTGTGTTAAGGGGAAAAACTCAGGGTTAACCTTCATGACTCCGTACTCACCATTATCTGTCAGGATTCAACATACGCCCCAAGGGCTCACCGCCAAGCAGGTGCATATGTATATGAAACACCTCCTGTCCGGCATGTTTATTACAGTTCATAATTAAGCGATAGCCATCTTCTGCGATCCCCTCTTCCGCAGCTAACTTAGCAGCAACGGTCACCATACGGCCAAGCGCTTTCTCATCTGATGCCTTAACTTCATTCACGGTCGGGATCAGATGGTTGGGTATAATTAGAATGTGGCTCGGTGCTTGCGCACTGATATCACGAAAAGCGGTAACTAAATCATCCTGAAACAAGATCTCTGCAGGGATTTCACGACGAATAATTTTACTGAAAATGGTTTCTTCGGCCACTATAATGTCCTCGACTCGATGGGAATAATAGAAGTATACCTATATTTATGGGTTTATGATCGATAGCACACTAGATTCATCTTTCTTAAAAGCATCCACTTATACCAATCGGTATAAAGATGTGATCGCTCAGCGAGAGTTTAGCGCTTCAGAGGCAAGGCAACGAGTGAAGAGCATAGTTACTCTACGTTTAAGCTCGTTAACACTGCATCGGATGCGCTAAAACTCGCCTTTCAGGAGTCTTTTTGGCTGCCTACTTCTGCGTTGAATAACTTCAGAAGGGAACACCATTCCCTCATCCATCCGCCTTGAATTAGTTTGCCAAAAAAACTCTGAGTAGATCACTTTCTTATACCGATTGGTATTATTATGCGAATCCAGGATTTGGTATTATATCTGACTGAACTTGTTGGCTAAACGAACAACTAATTACAATCAACTACAACCAGCCCCCCCACAAAAACAACGGCAACCAAACAGAAAAACAACAATTACACAATTGTGTATACATATATATTGACAAGAGTTGTGGATAGGCATTTAATAGATAAAATTTTTCCGGAATAACATCATGCTTACCGATAAAGAAACCGCGTTACTTAATGCCGCTACCGATCTGATTAGAGAACATGGAATGATAGCACTGAACATGTCAGATGTTCATAAGAAGGCTGGGTATTCACGAGCGGCTCAATATCAATCCTTCAGCGATAAAAACTCTCTGCTTGCCGCATTATGCATG
This window harbors:
- the hinT gene encoding purine nucleoside phosphoramidase: MAEETIFSKIIRREIPAEILFQDDLVTAFRDISAQAPSHILIIPNHLIPTVNEVKASDEKALGRMVTVAAKLAAEEGIAEDGYRLIMNCNKHAGQEVFHIHMHLLGGEPLGRMLNPDR
- a CDS encoding PaaI family thioesterase, which produces MKVNPEFFPLTQIATRFVDQLAQCRRLNLTVHEASEHHVLIELPYSSELIGYPDTGVIHGGVITTLMDTASGSAVVCSIYDHYHSLELSPTLDLRVDYMKPAQPNKPVYGFAECYKISSSVAFTRAIAYQDSIDDPIAHAVGSFMRISPEMIGDNFRQALLGKAIEQPRNVSLSTECQSQNQTHTPERSALLDVKEIVKQATELNDFSHLLAHVPYTNFIGMAVERFGDELVFRLPAKDDNIGNPTLPAIHGGVIAGFMEMSAIVQLMVFMNTSKVPKVVDFSIDYLRAGYHKDTFAECKITRQGRRVANVSIDCWQTSRKKLIATARAHFLID